The nucleotide window CCGCGAACTGACCCAGATGCTGCCCGAGCCGGTGGGCGAGGGCTTCTCCCGGATGGTCTTCGCCACCCTGGAGGGCCTCGTCCTGCACCAGCTGGTCTTCGGCGAACGCGAGGTCATCGAGGACGCCCTGAACGAGCTGCGCGCGGTCCTGCGCATGTTGGCGGACCGAGCCCCGTAAGGGGCGCGGGGCCGTATCGATGTGCGGCTCCGCCGAGCGGGCGCGAGCAACCACACACAACCCGCACCCGCCAAAGCACCCCCACCCTTCGAGCTCTCGTGCGCAGCAGGCGGGGTCGAAAGGGCGCCGGCCTCTCGGGGACGGGACGGGTAGGGGCGGCGGGGGCGAAAACCACCCCACCTCAACCCCTTGCCAAACGGATAGTTCAGCCCCACGATAAGGCAACTCGTTTGGCCTGAAACGACCCTCTTCCCTCCAGGCAGGTGATCCGAGTGGACAGTCCGACGGCGGTCGAGAACCAGACCACGGCCGAGGCCTCCACCGCAGGCAAGCTCAAGCCCAACTCCCTCGGCGTGCTGGGCATCCTCTTCTTCGTCCTCTCCGCCCAGGCGCCGCTCACCGGCATCGCGGGCTCCGTCCCCATCTCCGTAGCCATCGGCAACGGCCCCGGCACCCCCGCCGCCTACGCGGCCGCCGGTGTGATCACCCTGCTCTTCTCGGTCGGTTTCGTGGCCATGGGCCGGCACGTCGTCAACGCCGGCGCCTTCTACACGTATATCGGCAAAGGCCTCGGCCGCTCCGTCGGCACCGGCAGCGCCGGGATCGCCCTCTTCGCCTACTGCGCCATCCAGGCCGCCATGTACGGCCTCTACGGGGCGACGGTCAGCGGCCTCATCGCGCACTACGCGGACGCCGACGTCGCCTGGTGGCTGTGTTCCCTGGTCACCATGGTGATCGTCCAGGTGCTGGGCGCCGCGGGCATCGAGATGGGCGCCAAGGTGCTGGCCGTCTTCGTCCTGGCGGAGTTCAGCATCCTGAGCGTCTTCGCGCTCGTCACGTTCTTCAAGGGCGGCGGCCCGGAAGGCCTCGGCCTCGCGCAGTCGTTCTCGCCGGGGGAGGCCCTCGAAGGCGCCCCGGGTGTGGCACTGATGTTCGCGGTCGCGTCGATGATCGGCTTCGAGGCCACCGCGATCTACGGCGAGGAGGCCCGCGAGCCACGCAGGACGGTCCCACGGGCGACCTATCTGTCCGTCGCCCTCGTCACCGGCTTCTTCGCCTTCACCTCGTGGATGCTCGTCTCCGCCTACGGCGCCTCGAAGGCCCCCGCGGCCGCCGGCAAGGCACTGGAGAGCGGTGACTCCACGGCGTTCGTCTTCGCCCCCATCGCGGACCTGTTCGGCGCCTGGGTTAACGACGTCCTGCCGATCCTGCTGGCCACCTCCCTCTTCGCCGGCATCCTCGCCTTCCACAACTCCGCCAACCGCTACCTGTTCTCGCTCGGCCGCGACGGACTCCTGCCCGGCGCGCTGACGAAGATCAACCGCCGTCACTCGCCCGGCGTCGCGGGCACCGTCCAGACGGCCGTCGCCGTGCTGCTGGTCGTCCCCTTCGCGCTGGCCGGCAAGGACCCGGTGCTCACCCTGTTCTCCTGGGGCAGCGGCGTGGCCGTCCTGGGGATCATGCTGCTCTACTTCCTGACCTCGGCCTCCGTGGTCGTCTTCTTCCGCCGGGAGCGCCTCGACACCCGGCCCTGGAACACCCTGATCGCACCGGGGCTGGGCGCGCTCGGCATCGTCGGCGCGATCTGGCTCGTCGTCGAGAACTTCACCACCCTCATCGGCGGCGACAGCGGCACGGCGATCTGGCTGGAGCTGTCGATCCCGGCCGTGATGCTGCTGGGCATCGTCGGCGCCCGGCTCAAGCGCCCGGCCGCGACCGCCGCCGACGGCTGACCGCACACACCGCCCGGCATCCGCCGGAGCAGGTGCGACATCATCGATGCATTGTTTGACCTCAAATAATCGACCTGGTCTGGAGGTCCCATGTCCGCCGTCACCCATGACGAGTGGCTCCACCGCGCCAAGACGCTGGTGGTGCCCGGCGCGCACCACATCGACGGTGCCGACGAACCGGGTGGCGGCGACACCTTCGCCGTCGTCTCGCCCCGCGACGGCCGGACCGTCGCCGAGGTCGCCGACGGCGGGCCCGCCGAGATCGACGCGGCCGTCGCCGCCGCCCGCCGGGCCTTCGACACCGGCCCCTGGCCGCGCCTCGCACCCGCCGAGCGCGGCCGGGCCCTGCTCCGCATCGCCGACCTGCTCGAAGAGCACCGCGAGACACTCGCCCTCGCGGTCAGCCTGGAGATGGGCAAGCCCATCACGGACGCGTACGGCATCGAACTGCGCGCCGCCATCAACACCTTCCGCTGGTACGGCCAGCTCGCCGACAAACTCACCGACGAGTCCCCGCACACCGCGCCGGACGCCCTCGCCCTGATCACCCGGGAACCCGCCGGCGTGGTCGGCGCGGTCGTCCCCTGGAACTTCCCGCTGACCTTGGCGAGCTGGAAGGTCGCCCCGGCCCTGGCCGCCGGCTGCACGGTCGTCCTCAAGCCCTCGGAGAACTCGCCCCTGTCGGCTCTGCTGCTCGGCCGCCTCGCGACCGAGGCCGGGCTGCCGCCGGGCGTCCTCAACGTCGTCAACGGCAACGGCCCGGTGGCCGGCCGCGCCCTCGGGCTCCACCCCGACGTCGACGTCCTCGCCTTCACCGGCTCCACCGCCGTCGGCCGCCACTTCCTGCACTACGCCGCCGACTCCAACCTCAAGCGTGTCTGGCTGGAGCTGGGTGGCAAGTCGCCCAACATCGTCCTCCCCGACGCCCCCGACCTGGAGAAGGCCGCCGCCACCGCCGCCTGGGGCATCTTCTTCAACCAGGGCGAGATGTGCACCGCCCCCTCCCGCCTCCTCGTCCACTCCTCCGTCGCCGAGCAGGTCACCGAGGCCATCGTCCGGCGGGCGCGGGAACTGCGCGTCGGCGACCCCCTCGACCCCGCCACCGAGATGGGGCCGCTCGTACGGGACAGCCACCTGGAACGCGTCCTCGCACACGTAAGGCACGGTGTCGAGGAGGGCGCGCGGCTGCGCACCGGCGGCGGACGCCCCCACCCCGAGTCGGGCGGCAGCTACCTCGAACCCACCGTCTTCGACGGCGTCGACCCCGGCGCCCGGCTCGCCCGTGAGGAGATCTTCGGCCCCGTCCTGTCGGTGCTGGCCTTCGACGACCTCGACGAGGCGGTACGGCTCGCCAACGCCACCGAGTACGGCCTCGCCGCCGGCCTGTGGACCTCCGACCTGTCGACCGCGCACAAGGTCTCGCGGGAGCTGAAGGCTGGCACGGTCTGGGTCAACTGCTACGAGGAGGGCGATCTGACGGTGCCGTTCGGCGGGATGAAGCAGTCCGGGAACGGGCGCGACAAGTCCGCGCACGCCCTGGAGAAGTACACCGAGCTCAAGACGACCTGGATCCAGCTGTGACCCGGCCACTGATCGCGATACCGGCCCGCTTCTCGGCCACCACGTCCGCCCTCCGGTACGCGGCCGAGGTCAACGCCCGCGCGCTGGTCGAGGCCGTCTGGCGGGCCGGCGGCGAACCGGCGACCATCCATCCCGCGGACAGCGACGTCGCCTCCCGCCTCGCCCGCTTCGACGGCGTCCTCCTCCCCGGCGGCGGCGACCTCGCCCCGCACCGCTACAGCGCGGCCGAGGTCCACGACAGCGTGTACGACGTCGACGACCTCCAGGACGCCTTCGACCTCGAAGTGGCCCGCCGGGCCGTCGAGTCGGGCGTCCCCCTGCTGGCGATCTGCCGCGGACTCCAGGTCGTCAACGTCGCCCTCGGCGGCACCCTGGAGCAGGACATGGGCGGCCCCGAACGGGAGCACAGACACGTCGTCCACCCCGTCGCGATCCGGCGCGGCACACTGCTGGAGCAGGCCGTCGGAGCCGGTAAGGCGGAGGCGTCCTGCTACCACCACCAGCGGGTCGACCGCCTCGCAGACGGACTGGAGGCCACCGCGCGCGCCACCGACGACACCGTCGAGGGATTCGAACTCCCCGGCGCCCGGGGCTGGTTCACAGCCGTCCAGTGGCACCCCGAGGACACCGCGCACGAGGACCCGGCCCAGCAGGGGCTCTTCGACGCGTTGGTGCGAGCGGCCCGGCAACACGGCGAGCGGCGGGGGCGGTTGCCGGACCACCCTTAGGGCCTGTCGTCAAATTCCCGCCTGCCGCGCGACGCCATGCACGCACTCTCACCGCACCGGACACAGGCCCACGTACAACCAGTACGAGGGCCTCCGCCCGGCACGCCGAGAGCACGCACCTGACGCCGCGCGGCCCGCCCTCCAGGCGGACGACGGGAATTTGACGACAGGCCCTAGGGCCCTAAGGGCCCCTCACCGGGTTCGATGGGGGAAAGTCCCGATACAGCGGACAGTGGCGGCATGGGACGGTTTTCCCATGCCGCCACTGTCATCCACACCGCCACTCCCACCCATCGCGATCAGCGTCCGCGCCCTCGCCGCGCCGGTCCCGCCGCTCCACGGAGTGTTCCGCCGGATCGACGGCCCGGACGGCGCGCACGGGCCGGGGCTCGCCCGGAACACCGGCCACTCTGTCACTCGGCGCCCCGCAGCCCGGCGGGCGGAAGGGCCCCGGTGCTCAGGCCTTCGGGCGGCGACCGCTGCGGCGGGGCGCGGGTTCGGCGCCGTCGAGCAGGGTCCGGCGACGCTCCTCGCCGTGCTCCTCGACCTGGAGCACGACACTGCGCAGCCCCTCCGCGAGACTGCGGCACTCCTCGTCGCTCAGCCGCCCGGTGACGAACGCCTCCTCGTCGTTGAACTGCGGGAACACCCGCTGCATCAGCTCCTCGCCCTTGTCGGTGAGGCTCAGCAGCACCAGCCGTCCGTCGGTGGGGTGGTCGGCCCGCCGCAGCAGCCCGCGCGACTCCAGGGTGCGCGCCACCCCGGTGAGCGTGCCCTTGGAGATGCCCGCCTCCTCCGCCACGTGCCGGGTCTCGGTCTCGCCCCACACCCACACCACCCACAGCACGACGAACGCCGTCCAGGTGAGGTCGGAGCCGCGCAGCACCGAGTTCTCCAGGTGTTGCCGTACCGCCGAGGCGGCGCGGTAGATGTTGGCCACCGCCGCCATCTGCTCCCGGCGGATCGGGAACCCGCCGAGTTTCGCCGCGGCGAGCTTCTCGGCTTCGGTGATGGATCGCTGGCCGGGCACGGGTACTCCTTCGGTCGCCTACAGATGACTGCGGTCGGCTTCGGCCGGCTCGATCAGCGGGTGCGAGTCGAACAGGTGGTGCGAGTCGATCGGGCCGTCCGGTCGTTCGGTGTCAAATTGTACGGATCTTCCACGGGCCGGTGCCGCAGCCGTCACCGGACGACTGCGGCACCGGCCCGTGGGATCGGAATGGGTGCCCGCTCAACGCTCGAAGACGACCCCTCCGTCGAACACCGTCATGTCGACCTGGACCCCGGTGATGTCACGCGGGTCGATGTCCAGCAGCGGCCGGTCCAGGACGCACAGGTCGGCCACCTTGCCGACCTCGACGGACCCCTTCCAGTCCTCCGCGAAGTCCTGGCGGGCCGGGTTGATCGTGTACGCCCGCAGTGCCTCCGTCAGCCCCACGCGCTGCTCGGGGCCGCTGACCCGGCCGCTGGCCTTGGACTCGCGCAGCAGCATCCCGGCGACGCCCTGCCGCCAGTCGGGCTCGGTGATGGGCGCGTCGGAGCTGGCGCACACGGCGACGCCCGCGTCGAAGGCCGACCGCACGGGCCACTCGTACGCCGAGCGCTCCGGGCCCACGACCTCCTCCATCAGGTCGGAGATCGTCCACTTGATGGCCGGGTTCATGTTCACGCCGTAGCCGTGCGCGGCCAGGTCGGCGAGGCTTTCGCTGCTGATGAAGTCGCCGTGGATGACGTAGTGCCGGGCGTCGGGCCGGGGCGCGGCCTCGTTCGCGGCGAGGAACGCCTGCACCACGGTGTCGATCGCCCGGTCGCCGGTGACGTGCACGCCGAGCTGGTAGCCCGCCTCGTGCGCGATGCGGATCATGTCGTACAGCTCGTCCACCTGCAGCTCGGGCGTGCGGCCGTGCACGCACAGGGAGCCGTGGCCGCCGTCGAGGTAGGGCTCGTTCATCCAGGCCGTACGGTTCGGGGGGACGCCGTCGGCGAAGATCTTCACGCCGATGGCGTTGAGCAGCCGGGGGTCGGCGGTCTCGGGACGGTGAAGTTCGAGCAGGCCCTTGCGTACGTCGGCGGCGGAGCCGCCCATGGGCGCGGGGAACAGCAGGACGCTGACCCGGGCGTGAAGGCCGCCGGTCGCGGCCAGGTCGGCGTACGCGGTCCAGTTGGCGGTGCTCAGCCCGCCGAAGAGGGTTTCGGAGCCGCCGGGGCCGAGGCCGGGCTCGGTGTAGCTGGTGATGCCCCGCGAGTGGAGTTCGGCGACGACGTTGCGGATGGCCTGGCGGCGGTCGGCGACCGTGGGGGAGGGCAGAGCGGCCTGGAGCAGCCCCTGGGCGGACTCGCGCAGGATGCCGGTGGGCAGGCCGTCGGCGTCCCGGTCGACGACACCGCCGTCGGGCGCTTCGGTGTCGGCGTCGATGCCGCACAGGCGCAGGGCCGCGCTGTTCGCCCACAGCATGTGCTGCGAGAAGTCCGTCAGACAGACGGGGTGGTCGGGCGCCACCGCGTCCAGGTCCGCGCGGTGCGGGAACCGGCCCTGATCGGCCAGACACTCGGCGAGATAGCCGGGGTCCCAGCCGAGGCCGACGATCCACTCGCCGGGCTGGGCCTTGCGTACGGCCTCGGCCACGACCGCGGTGATGTCGGCGATCGAGCCGACCGTCGGATGGGCGACGTCGATGGCGAACGGCGGCTTGGACAGACCGTACGCGGCGCCGTGCAGATGCGAGTCGTTGATGCCCGGCAGGACGGTCCGCCCCGCCAGCTCCACGATCCTCGTCGTCGGCCCGGCCAGCGCGCGCATCTCGGCGTCCGTGCCGACCGCGACGATCTCCCGGCCGCGCACGGCCACGCCCTCGGCGACGGTGAACGCGGAGTCGACGGTGAGGACCTGACCGCCGGTCAGGACGAGGGTGGGGGAAGTGTCGCTCACGAGGACCTCTCTGGGTTGGTCGAACAAGGGGGAAGGAGAGTCGTCATCGGGTCGGTCGTGGGCCGAAGTACGCGAGCGCGGCGCCCGCCACCAGGGCCACGCCCTGAGCCATCTGCTGCCAGAACGTCGGCACGCTCAGCAGTGTCAGCCCGTTCTGCAGACAGCCGAGGAACAGCACGCCGAGCAGCACACCGAGGACCGAACCGGAGCCCCCGCTGAGCGCCACGCCGCCCAGCAGGACGGCGGTGAGGACCGTCAGCTCGAAGCCCGCGCCCGAGGTGCCCGAGACCACACTGTCCAGCACCGACGCCTTGATGGCTCCGGCCAGTGCCGCCGCCGTACCGGTGACCACGAACAGCGCGAACGGCGTACGGCGGACGTCGATGCCGGAGAGGTACGCGGCCTCCCGGTTCACCCCGATCGCGAACACATGCCGTCCGGTCGGCGTGTACGCCAGGAACAGTGCCCCGGCGACCAGTACGGCCGCGGCGATCACCACCGGCGCCGCGATCCCGGCGATCCGCGCGCCGCCCAGCCATGCGAACCCGTCGCCGAACCCGCTGAGCGGCAGTGGGAAGAGCTGCTGGGCGAGTCCGCGCACGGCCGCCAGCATGCCCAGCGTCACGATGAACGGCGACAGCCCCAGGTAGCAGCAGAGCACCCCGTTCACGGCCCCGACGGCCGCGCCGACGGCGAGCGCGCCGAGCACGGCGACGACGGGGGACTGGGCCTGTTCGCCCGCGAGCCAACCGGCGACGAGCGCGCCCAGCGCGAGCGTGGAGCCGACCGACAGATCGAGATAGCCGCTGATGACGAGCAGGGCCAGCGGTACGGCGACGATGGCCAGCGCGGCCGCGTCGGTGGCGATCCCGCGCAGATTGCCCGGGTCGAGGAAGCTGCCCGTGGACACCTGGAACACCAGCACCATCAGGGTGAGAACGGGAAGGAGCGGGTGGCGCCGCAGGGTCGCCAGCCCGCGCGCGGCCAGGGCGCGCGGGCCGGGCACGGCACGTTCGGCGGCGGTCGCCGTGGTCGCGGTGGTCATGCTGCTCCTTCGCGGGCAGGGGGGTGCGGGGTGGCCGGGTCGGCCGGCGTGGTGGATGGGGGAGGTAGGTCGCTGTCGTCGTCGGATGTGTGCGTGCCGGCGTCGTGCACGGCCGACAGCAGGGCCTCTTCGGTGAGTTCGGCCCCCGACAGTTCGGCGATGATCCGTCCCCGGTCGACGACCAGGCAGCGGTGGGCGAGGGTGGCGGCCTCCTCCGGGTCGCTGGAGGCGAACAGCACGGCCGTGCCGCGCTGCCGCGCGAGCGTGGAGACGACGTCGTAGATCTCCTGGCGGGCACCGACGTCGACCCCCTGGGTCGGCTCGTCCAGCAGCAGGACGTCGACCTTGCGGGCCTCGTTGATCCACCGGCCGAGCAGCAGTTTCTGCTGGTTGCCACCGGAGAAGGCGGCGGCCGGCAGCCCCGGCCGGGCGGGCCGCAGCCCGACCGCCTCGGCGAGCGAGCCGAAGACCCGCCGCTCGGCACCGAGCGCCCGCACCCCGCGCCGGGCGAGCGTGCGCACGGACGGCAACAGCACGTTGTCCTGCGCGGTCAGCATCGGGAAGAGCCCCTGGGCGCGCCGGTCCGCAGGCACCAGCGCGATCCCGGCGGCGAGCGCGTCGGCCGGCCGGGCGGGCGCGACGACCCGCTCCCCGACCCGCACGGTCCCACCGGAGGCCCGGCGCCGCCCGAACAGCGTCTCCAGCACCCGGGTACGCCCGGACCCGATCAGCCCGTACAGCCCCACGATCTCGCCCTCACCGACGGTGAGATCGACGGGACCGAAGCCGGGGCCGCGCAGGGAACGGACGCTGAGGCGGGCGGGAGTGGGCGCGGGGGACTTTGGAGAGGTCTCGGCGCGGTCGGGCCCGGGGGCGATCGGCCGGGCCCCCTTGTCCGTGCCGCCCCCGGCAGCCGAGGCCGCCGCAGCCGGACCCCGGCTCCCCGTGATCGCCTCGACGAGCTCCCGGCGGCTCTGCCCGGCCCCCGTCGAATGGTGGGTGACCCGGCCGTCCCGCAGCACGGTCACCGCGTCCGCCAGCCGTTCCACCTCCGCCAGCAGATGGGTGACGTAGACGATAGCGAGACCCTGGCCGCGCAGGTCCTCGACCCGTGCGGCCAGGGCGTCGCTCTCGGCGCCCGACAGCGCGGCCGTGGGCTCGTCCAGGACCAGGACCGAGGCGCTGCGACTGAGCGCCTTGGCGATCTCGACCAACTGGCGCTGTCCCATGGGGAGTTCAGCCACCCGGTCGCGCGGCGAGCAGCTCGCGGCGACCCGGTCGAGGAGTTCGGCGGCCACCTTCTCCTGGGCCCGGCGGTCGATCCGGCCGTAGCGGGTCCATTCCTGGCCGAGGAAGATGTTCTCGGTGACGGTCAGGGAGTCCACGACGCTCAGCGTCTGGAAGATGATCGCCACCCCGGCCGCGATCGACTCGCGAGGGCTGAGCCGGGGGTACGGCACGCCGCCCACCTCGATCGTCCCCGAGTCCGGCGGGAACGCACCGCCCAGGCACTTGATCAGGGTCGACTTCCCGGCCCCGTTGTGCCCGAGGAGGGCGTGGACCTGCCCACCGGGCACCGTCAGATCCACACCGTCCAGGGCCCGCACCCCGCCGAAGGACTTGCTCAGCGAGGTGATCCGCAGATTCGGCGGGTGGGCCGCGTCGGCGACCCCGGCCGTTCCGGTCGCCGCGACCGCGTCCGTCACCCCGGACCACCCGGTCGGGTCGGTCATGTCAGCCATGGCGGAGCCCTACGCGTTCTGGGCGAGCAGCGCGTCGATCTCCGCCGTGTCGCCCGTCTGGACCAGCTTCACCGGCACCTGCACGCTCGCGTCCTTCTTCCCGGCGGCCACGGCGAGCGGCACGTCGACGATCGCGTTGGAGATGGCCTGCGGGGCGAGCGCGGAGGAGGCCCGGTAGAAGGTGCCCTGCTTGATGGCGAGGAGCGAGGGGGCCGCGCCGTCCTGCCCGCCGACGAACGTCTTCGCGTCGCTCTTCTTCCGCCCGGCCTGCTGGAAGGCCTTGTAACCGCCGTACGCCGCCGCGTCCGTGATCCCCAGGATGATGTTGAGGTCGCGGTGCTTGGCGAGGAGCGCGTTGGACTTCGACAGCCCCGTGTCGGGGTCGATGGCCTGCTCCTGCGCGACCACGTCGACACCGGGCGCGAGCTTGGTGAACGCGTCGATCATGCCCTTCGTGCGCTCCCGGCCCAGCTCGATCGTGTTGTCGACCAGGAACGCGATCTTCCCCTTCCCGCCCAGCTCCTCGTTGGCCCACTTCGCCGCCGCCTCGCCGAGCAGCGTGCCGCTCTCCCGGAAGCTGAACTGGATGTCGGCGCTTTGGTTCTCCAGGGTCCCGCCGTACGTGACCCAGATCAGACCGGCCTCCAGCGCGGCCTTGGCGATCGGCTCGGCGGCCTCGAAGACCATCGGGAACGAGACGATCGCCGGCATCTTCTGGGTGACCCAGGTGTTGAGGTTGGTGGCCTGGGTGTCGGGGTTGCTCGCGTCGCTCGTCGTCAGCAGCTTGACGTCGTGCTTCTTCGCGGCAGCCGTGGAGAGCTTCACCAGCGTGGCGTAGAGCGGGATCTGGGTGAAGGGGTAGTCCAGGCCGATCTTCGCGAGCTTTCTGGCGGTCGGGGACGAGTCCGCTGCCTTCGCCGAGCCGCTCCCCTCCGGGGCGCTACAGCCCGTGGCGGCCAGCCCGGTCGTGGCGAGGGCTCCGGCGGACCACGCGAGGAACTTCCTGCGGGAGGCGGGGACGGCGGAGTACGGGGAACTGGTCATGGCGGGGATCTCCAAGGGGACGTGGGCCCGAAAGCGGCGGGCGTCCGGCTGTGCCGAACAGAAAAGACCCCAGCGCCCCTCGCTGCCATCCGTACAAATACCGACTGCGCGGCGGCGGACGGTGGACGGCGGAGATCCGACTGGGCGTGAGGGGCGAGGGACGGCGCGAATCCGCTGGGCGTGACGGCCGACGGCCGACGGCCGACGGCCGATGGCCGGGGGCCGGGGGCCGGGGGCCGGGGGCCGGGGGCCGAGGGACGACGGACGAGGGACGAGGGACGAGGGCCGACGGTCGAGGGACGGCGGACGGCGGACGGCGCAGGACCGTTGGGGGGGCGAAGGACGGTGGAACACCGACCGTGTACGCGGGCGAGTACCGGCCATCCCCGGTCACGGATCGGTGAATGCCTTGTCCATCGATCTCCGGCCCTCATATCGTTAGGGCCCAAAAGACCTGCACGGCCTCGCGAAGGACCAGCACGGTCTCGGGCCGGCCCCGGGAGGCTCGGATGCTCGACCACCACCAGATCGCGGCAGCCACCCGCATCGGCATGCTCACCCGCGAACGCGACACCGCGTCCGCCTGCGCCCAGGCCCTGCTCGAACTGGGCCGTGCCCTGCCCCTCGACAGCGCCACCCTGCTGGAGATGGACCCGCTGACCGGCACCTATGTGCAGATCGCGGGTATCGGCTACGACGCCGAGGTCTCCGAGGCACTGGCCGCCGAGTTCGTCTCGACCCCCTGGTACAAGACCGTCCTGCGCAGCGAGATCCCGCCCTCCATCTCCGAGGACGCCGAGGACCCGGGGGAGCGCTACCGCGACGGCTGGTTCTACGCCGAGCGGATGCGCCCGGCGGGCGTCCGCGACGCCGTGACCGGTGCCCTGCGCCACCACGGCCGCGTCGTCGGACTGATCACCCTCTCCACCGCGGACCCCGACGCCTACGACATCGGCACCCGCCGCCTGCTGGCCTCCCTCCTGCCCGCCCTGGGCGTTCTCGCCGACCCCACCGCACACGCCGGCGACCTGCACGACCTGCCGGCGGACGGAGGCGCGAGCCTGGTCGTCGCCGACGAGGCCCTCGACATCCCCGGCCGCCTCCCGGCCCGGGTGCTCGAGGACACCGAGTTCCGCCGCCTGCTGCGCGCCTTCGCCGACTCGCACGGCGCACGCCTGCGCCTGCTGTGGCCCGTCGGCCAGGACTGGTACCGGGTCACGCTCCGCCGCCACACCCTCGGCACGGCCGTCGTACGCCGGGCGGTCCTGGTGCACGAGACGCCCGTGCCGTTGCCGTACGGACTCAGCCCGCGCGAGCTGGAGGTGCTCACCCGGGCGGCCACCGGACAGACCAACCAGGCCATCGCGCAGGCGCTGTACCTGTCCCCGCGCACCGTGCACACCCATGTCGAGCACCTGCTGCGCAAGACCGGCGCCGCCTCCCGCGCGCAGGCCACGGCCCTCGCCGTACGGGACGGGCTGCTCCGCCCGACCGCCGAGGACATCGAACGCTTCGTCGAGAGACCGCCCGGAGGCTGAGCCTGTTTCAGTAAGGTTCGACGGATGACCGACACCGCGCCCGGAACCGGACAGAGCCAGGAAT belongs to Streptomyces graminofaciens and includes:
- a CDS encoding sugar ABC transporter substrate-binding protein yields the protein MTSSPYSAVPASRRKFLAWSAGALATTGLAATGCSAPEGSGSAKAADSSPTARKLAKIGLDYPFTQIPLYATLVKLSTAAAKKHDVKLLTTSDASNPDTQATNLNTWVTQKMPAIVSFPMVFEAAEPIAKAALEAGLIWVTYGGTLENQSADIQFSFRESGTLLGEAAAKWANEELGGKGKIAFLVDNTIELGRERTKGMIDAFTKLAPGVDVVAQEQAIDPDTGLSKSNALLAKHRDLNIILGITDAAAYGGYKAFQQAGRKKSDAKTFVGGQDGAAPSLLAIKQGTFYRASSALAPQAISNAIVDVPLAVAAGKKDASVQVPVKLVQTGDTAEIDALLAQNA
- a CDS encoding helix-turn-helix transcriptional regulator, with translation MLDHHQIAAATRIGMLTRERDTASACAQALLELGRALPLDSATLLEMDPLTGTYVQIAGIGYDAEVSEALAAEFVSTPWYKTVLRSEIPPSISEDAEDPGERYRDGWFYAERMRPAGVRDAVTGALRHHGRVVGLITLSTADPDAYDIGTRRLLASLLPALGVLADPTAHAGDLHDLPADGGASLVVADEALDIPGRLPARVLEDTEFRRLLRAFADSHGARLRLLWPVGQDWYRVTLRRHTLGTAVVRRAVLVHETPVPLPYGLSPRELEVLTRAATGQTNQAIAQALYLSPRTVHTHVEHLLRKTGAASRAQATALAVRDGLLRPTAEDIERFVERPPGG